In a genomic window of Occallatibacter riparius:
- a CDS encoding type II toxin-antitoxin system VapB family antitoxin, with the protein MRTNIDIDDKLMKAAMKATGATTKKAAVEAALRKVVQLKKQERILRLFGKVQWEGDLDAMRESRFPEWHGLPDKPLSKQADEDAA; encoded by the coding sequence ATGCGCACCAACATCGACATTGACGACAAGTTGATGAAAGCCGCCATGAAGGCCACCGGCGCCACAACCAAGAAAGCCGCCGTGGAAGCCGCATTGCGCAAAGTCGTCCAACTCAAGAAACAGGAACGCATTCTCCGGCTCTTCGGAAAAGTGCAATGGGAAGGGGATCTCGATGCCATGCGCGAGAGCCGCTTCCCCGAGTGGCACGGGCTCCCCGATAAACCTCTATCCAAACAGGCGGACGAGGACGCTGCGTAG
- a CDS encoding arginine--tRNA ligase — protein sequence MYLELQKRLAGHLRDALQRKYDLTIENIPVEIPPDLKFGELATPIALQLARTLRKAPKMIAQEIVAELGSVEAFAGFEVAGAGYINARMDRGQCVRAIAAGQETQPSAQGHVLVEHTSINPNKAAHIGHLRNAILGDSFVRLLRAAGNKVDVQNYIDNTGVQVADVAVGFLHIEKKSLSEIRNLIADCERRAEGAVGHTAGVAGAHTAGIDYYCWDLYTRAGQWYTSGTDEENTQRKKLRYDTLHLIEHGGNETAEVAELISTAVLRRHLQTMLRLGIEYDFLPRESEILHLKFWEKAFELLKQTGVLYFEDKGKNSGCWVMRRPGAEIAEGELDEDAKVIVRSNGTVTYVGKDIAYHLWKFGLLGRDFGYKPFFTYPNHECWISTEHGIEPHPHFGGATAIYNVIDSRQADPQANVIQALRGMGHTDQADHYTHFGYEMVALTPSYAAQLGYSLTDEDRARPYIEISGRKGFGVKADDLMDLMIEAAKSEVVKRHADWTAEQVTSVAEKIAYGALRYYMLRFSRNSVIAFDQDMALSPEGETGPYLMYAAARIRSIFRKGGTTPETVLAELAGISELAAHLSGEDNEDIWALWLRAGQRTLVLQQAIASSEPMHLAKHAFQLAQDFSNFYHHHHILTEEDPAKKTFLLATAAVTLRELVTVLGWLGIESPEAM from the coding sequence GTGTATCTGGAACTGCAAAAGCGGCTCGCCGGGCATCTGCGCGATGCTCTCCAACGCAAGTACGATCTGACGATCGAGAACATCCCAGTTGAGATTCCGCCGGACCTGAAGTTCGGCGAACTGGCTACGCCCATCGCGCTGCAACTCGCCCGTACGCTGCGCAAGGCGCCGAAGATGATCGCGCAGGAGATCGTGGCGGAACTCGGCTCGGTTGAGGCCTTCGCTGGATTCGAAGTCGCCGGCGCGGGATACATCAATGCGCGCATGGATCGCGGCCAGTGCGTTCGCGCGATTGCGGCCGGCCAGGAGACCCAGCCGTCCGCGCAGGGGCACGTCCTCGTCGAGCACACCAGCATCAACCCCAACAAGGCCGCGCATATCGGCCACCTCCGCAACGCCATCCTCGGCGACTCGTTTGTGCGCCTGCTTCGGGCCGCCGGCAACAAGGTCGATGTTCAGAACTACATCGACAACACCGGCGTGCAGGTGGCCGATGTCGCCGTCGGCTTCCTCCACATCGAAAAGAAATCTCTCTCCGAAATCCGCAACCTCATCGCAGACTGCGAACGTCGCGCCGAAGGCGCAGTTGGCCACACCGCAGGTGTCGCAGGTGCCCACACCGCCGGCATTGATTACTACTGCTGGGATCTCTACACGCGCGCCGGCCAGTGGTACACCAGCGGGACCGACGAAGAGAACACGCAGCGCAAGAAGCTGCGGTACGACACGCTGCACCTGATCGAGCATGGCGGCAACGAAACGGCCGAAGTTGCCGAGCTGATTTCGACTGCGGTTCTGCGCCGCCACCTGCAAACCATGCTGCGCCTCGGCATCGAATACGACTTCCTTCCGCGCGAGAGCGAGATTCTGCACCTGAAGTTCTGGGAGAAGGCCTTCGAACTGCTGAAGCAGACGGGCGTTCTCTACTTCGAGGACAAGGGCAAGAACAGCGGCTGCTGGGTGATGCGCAGGCCGGGTGCGGAGATTGCCGAAGGCGAGCTTGATGAAGACGCCAAGGTCATCGTGCGCTCGAACGGCACCGTCACCTACGTCGGCAAGGACATTGCGTATCACCTCTGGAAGTTTGGCCTGCTGGGCCGCGACTTCGGCTACAAGCCGTTCTTCACCTATCCCAATCACGAGTGCTGGATTTCGACCGAGCACGGTATCGAGCCGCATCCGCACTTCGGCGGCGCAACCGCGATCTACAACGTGATCGACTCACGCCAGGCCGATCCGCAGGCGAACGTGATCCAGGCGCTGCGCGGCATGGGGCACACAGATCAGGCCGACCACTACACGCATTTCGGCTACGAGATGGTGGCGTTGACGCCAAGCTATGCGGCACAGCTTGGCTACTCGCTCACCGATGAAGATCGGGCGCGGCCGTATATCGAGATCAGCGGCCGCAAGGGCTTCGGCGTAAAGGCTGACGACCTGATGGACCTGATGATCGAGGCGGCCAAATCCGAAGTCGTGAAGCGCCACGCCGACTGGACCGCCGAGCAGGTCACCTCGGTCGCAGAGAAGATTGCCTACGGAGCCCTGCGCTATTACATGCTGCGCTTCAGCCGCAATTCGGTCATCGCATTCGATCAGGACATGGCCCTCTCGCCCGAAGGCGAGACGGGACCCTACTTGATGTACGCAGCCGCGCGCATTCGCAGCATCTTCCGCAAGGGCGGAACGACGCCAGAAACGGTGCTCGCAGAGCTGGCGGGCATATCGGAGTTAGCCGCCCATCTCTCAGGCGAAGACAACGAAGACATCTGGGCGCTCTGGCTTCGCGCGGGGCAGCGCACTCTAGTGCTGCAACAGGCCATTGCCTCCTCCGAGCCCATGCACCTCGCCAAGCACGCATTCCAGCTAGCGCAGGACTTCTCGAACTTCTATCACCATCACCACATCCTCACCGAAGAAGACCCGGCCAAGAAGACATTCCTGCTGGCGACCGCAGCGGTGACGCTGCGCGAATTGGTGACGGTGCTTGGCTGGCTGGGGATCGAATCGCCCGAAGCGATGTAG
- the vapC gene encoding type II toxin-antitoxin system VapC family toxin, producing MIIVDTSVWIEFLRGSLTAETRWLRNALVQNQELGLTSLILCEVLQGIPQERQFRETREYLSSLPVFEASDEETAVAAAENYRALRALSFTVRSTIDCMTATFCIREGYGLLHRDRDFAPFSKHLKLAVVDPVPTGS from the coding sequence ATGATCATTGTCGATACGTCAGTCTGGATCGAGTTCCTCAGAGGCAGCCTCACCGCCGAGACCAGATGGCTCCGAAACGCGCTCGTCCAGAATCAAGAGCTTGGCCTGACCAGCCTGATCCTTTGCGAGGTCTTGCAGGGAATCCCACAGGAGCGCCAATTTCGCGAAACTCGGGAGTATCTTTCATCACTGCCCGTGTTCGAAGCGAGCGATGAAGAAACCGCGGTCGCCGCGGCGGAGAACTACCGGGCGCTCCGCGCACTGTCGTTCACTGTGCGCAGCACTATTGACTGCATGACAGCTACATTTTGCATACGCGAAGGTTATGGCCTGCTTCATCGCGATCGTGATTTCGCCCCATTCAGCAAACACCTCAAACTCGCGGTGGTCGATCCTGTGCCCACCGGATCGTAA
- a CDS encoding leucyl aminopeptidase: MRTELSFSPLSQIETELLAVTAVDTQTAKGPDAKPAPELLTGDGAVNEAAAAVLASGEFKAGPNETLLLHAPAGLKAKRLLIIGLGKEAKATAHAVRNASGTAVRFTKPRGIRKVVFALPEADILPPGPCARAAVEGAFVGDFDPDTYRSDRKDLSVQSFTVAAPGADNAAAESGFGEGVIIGESQNFARTLVNEPGNKLTPTEFGRRAAEMARDAGLKCEVGSTDKIKELKMGAFWSVAQGSEEPPALIVLRYEPEGVTDGPVLGLVGKGITFDTGGISIKPSDNMEKMKYDMAGGAAMLGAMRAIAQLKPKVRVIAIVCASENMPDGKAQKPGDVQTAMPLSSDKPGKTIEIINTDAEGRLVLADGITYARQLGATHLINAATLTGAIGVALGTHNAGAFSNDDATYAKFQAALETSGEKFWRMPLGDEYADMIKSDIGDIKNTGGRYGGAITAAEFLHVFAEDTPWIHLDIAGMAWMEDAKPFIAKGPTGVGVRSILEWVRSYGS, from the coding sequence ATGCGTACGGAATTGTCTTTTTCTCCACTTTCCCAAATTGAGACTGAGCTGCTGGCTGTTACGGCTGTGGACACGCAGACCGCCAAAGGGCCGGATGCCAAGCCCGCGCCCGAGTTGCTGACCGGAGATGGCGCCGTGAATGAAGCGGCCGCCGCCGTGCTGGCGAGCGGCGAGTTCAAGGCTGGACCCAATGAGACGCTGCTGCTGCACGCGCCCGCCGGGCTGAAGGCCAAGCGACTGCTGATCATTGGCCTGGGCAAAGAGGCTAAGGCCACCGCGCACGCCGTTCGCAACGCCTCGGGAACGGCTGTCCGGTTCACCAAGCCGCGCGGAATTCGCAAGGTGGTGTTTGCCTTGCCCGAGGCTGACATTCTGCCGCCAGGGCCGTGCGCGCGCGCCGCCGTGGAAGGCGCATTTGTGGGCGATTTCGACCCCGACACCTACCGCAGCGATCGCAAAGACCTGAGTGTGCAGTCGTTCACCGTAGCGGCTCCGGGAGCCGATAATGCTGCTGCCGAATCGGGATTCGGGGAAGGAGTCATCATCGGCGAAAGCCAGAACTTCGCGCGCACGCTGGTGAATGAGCCGGGCAACAAGCTCACGCCAACCGAGTTCGGCCGCCGCGCCGCGGAGATGGCTCGCGACGCCGGCCTGAAGTGCGAAGTAGGTTCGACGGACAAGATCAAAGAGCTGAAGATGGGTGCGTTCTGGAGCGTAGCGCAGGGCTCTGAAGAGCCTCCGGCGCTGATCGTGCTGCGCTATGAGCCCGAGGGCGTGACGGACGGGCCTGTGCTGGGCCTGGTCGGCAAGGGCATTACGTTTGATACGGGCGGCATCTCCATCAAGCCCTCGGACAACATGGAGAAGATGAAGTACGACATGGCGGGCGGAGCTGCCATGCTCGGCGCCATGCGGGCCATCGCGCAACTCAAGCCGAAGGTCCGTGTGATCGCTATTGTCTGCGCCTCAGAAAACATGCCGGACGGCAAGGCCCAGAAGCCCGGCGATGTGCAGACCGCCATGCCGCTCTCATCCGACAAGCCAGGCAAGACTATCGAGATTATTAATACGGATGCGGAAGGAAGGCTTGTCCTGGCCGACGGCATCACCTACGCGCGGCAGCTTGGCGCAACGCATCTGATCAACGCTGCCACGCTCACGGGAGCGATCGGCGTGGCTCTCGGCACGCACAATGCTGGCGCGTTTTCGAATGACGACGCGACGTATGCGAAGTTCCAGGCCGCTCTTGAAACTTCGGGCGAGAAGTTCTGGCGCATGCCGCTCGGAGACGAGTACGCGGACATGATTAAGAGCGACATCGGCGATATCAAGAACACCGGCGGGCGCTACGGTGGAGCCATCACCGCAGCCGAGTTCCTGCATGTCTTCGCTGAAGACACGCCGTGGATCCATCTCGACATCGCCGGGATGGCCTGGATGGAAGACGCCAAGCCATTCATCGCCAAGGGGCCGACGGGCGTTGGGGTGCGGTCGATTCTGGAGTGGGTGAGAAGTTACGGCTCGTAG
- the metG gene encoding methionine--tRNA ligase: MADPKTQSSHFYLTTPIYYVNARPHLGHAYSTIVCDAIARRKRALGIDTWFLTGTDEHGQKIERSAKLAGRTEMEFTTHISGEFRALWDRLDLTYDDFIRTTEERHKRGVQRLVATLRDRGFIYKSTYTGQYCVSDEAWQDVDPGAPCPTCGRITETVSEENYFFKLSAFERKLLEFYEANPGFMQPESTRKEVISFVRSGLKDLSISRTSVKWGIPVPGDDKHVIYVWLDALANYITALGYGSDDPQDKARFEKFWPADMHLIGKEISRFHCVYWPAFLMAAGLPTPKSVRANGWLLFDDTKMSKSLGNIVRAETVDEVLGADALRYFLLREIPFGSDGSFTFDALVRRYNGDLANGYGNLVSRVVNMMHKYFGGALPDPGATTEGEMNLRAAAESTIGDFGPLFDDLQFSEALKSLWALVAETDGYLTANAPWKKPADRTDADHTALQARVLATAAEAIRVITALVYPILPASASKVWLQLGQGELADAAKHGFLKDLTWGGLKPGTQFGEPAPLFPRAEKDATERMQNLENQNNASAVDAAAGKPVSPGSAPASTSVESSSAPSTGNAKSEEPVTPSTKAPHGPKPVDTAKVHEVSKDIASARVKTEPSAAETGEKHVNPSQAPQPGASATGTTASGTAAATPGHGAAEQSAPDYTSASSPVISIDDFVKVDLRVAQVLVAERIPKADKLLRLEVDLGYEKRQILAGIAMYYEPEKLIGRKIVIVANLAPRKMRGLESNGMLLAASLPPDGNPVLAGFLEDVPLGARLK, encoded by the coding sequence ATGGCCGATCCCAAGACGCAAAGCTCGCACTTCTACCTGACCACGCCCATCTACTACGTGAACGCGCGGCCGCACCTGGGCCATGCTTACTCGACGATCGTCTGTGATGCGATTGCACGCCGCAAGCGCGCACTCGGAATCGATACATGGTTCCTTACCGGCACCGACGAGCACGGGCAGAAGATCGAGCGCTCCGCAAAGCTCGCCGGCCGCACGGAGATGGAGTTCACAACTCACATCTCCGGCGAGTTCCGCGCGCTGTGGGACCGCCTCGACCTGACTTATGACGACTTTATCCGCACCACGGAGGAGCGCCACAAGCGCGGCGTGCAGCGTCTCGTCGCCACCCTGCGCGACCGCGGCTTCATCTATAAGAGCACCTACACGGGCCAGTACTGCGTTTCCGACGAAGCGTGGCAGGACGTCGATCCCGGCGCGCCCTGCCCCACCTGCGGACGCATCACCGAAACCGTCAGCGAAGAAAACTACTTCTTCAAGCTCTCGGCATTCGAGCGCAAACTGCTCGAGTTCTACGAAGCGAATCCCGGCTTTATGCAGCCCGAGTCGACGCGCAAGGAAGTCATCTCGTTTGTGCGCAGCGGGCTCAAGGACCTCTCCATCAGCCGCACCAGCGTGAAGTGGGGTATACCGGTTCCCGGCGACGACAAACACGTGATCTACGTCTGGCTCGACGCGCTGGCCAACTACATTACGGCGCTCGGCTATGGTTCCGACGACCCCCAAGACAAGGCGCGCTTCGAAAAATTCTGGCCCGCCGACATGCACCTCATCGGCAAGGAGATCAGCCGCTTCCACTGCGTGTACTGGCCGGCGTTCCTGATGGCCGCGGGGCTGCCTACTCCGAAATCCGTGCGCGCCAATGGCTGGCTGCTCTTTGATGACACCAAGATGTCGAAGTCGCTGGGCAACATTGTGCGGGCTGAGACGGTGGATGAGGTGCTCGGCGCCGATGCGCTGCGGTACTTCCTGCTGCGCGAGATTCCGTTTGGTTCCGACGGCAGCTTCACCTTCGACGCGCTGGTGCGCCGCTACAACGGCGACCTCGCCAACGGCTACGGCAACCTGGTCAGCCGCGTCGTGAACATGATGCACAAGTACTTCGGCGGCGCGTTGCCCGATCCGGGCGCGACCACCGAGGGCGAGATGAACCTGCGGGCGGCCGCGGAGAGCACCATTGGCGACTTCGGTCCGCTCTTCGACGATCTGCAATTTTCTGAAGCGCTGAAATCGCTGTGGGCACTCGTCGCCGAGACGGACGGCTATCTAACCGCTAATGCTCCATGGAAGAAGCCGGCCGACCGCACCGATGCCGACCACACGGCGCTGCAGGCGCGGGTGCTGGCCACGGCCGCCGAGGCGATCCGCGTGATTACGGCGCTGGTCTATCCCATTCTGCCCGCCTCGGCATCGAAAGTATGGTTGCAGCTTGGCCAGGGAGAGCTGGCCGATGCGGCAAAGCACGGATTCCTGAAAGACCTCACGTGGGGCGGCCTGAAGCCCGGCACTCAATTCGGCGAGCCCGCGCCGCTCTTCCCCCGCGCAGAAAAGGACGCAACGGAACGTATGCAGAATCTCGAAAACCAGAACAACGCAAGCGCCGTGGATGCGGCCGCGGGCAAGCCGGTATCGCCCGGCAGCGCTCCGGCCTCGACATCGGTGGAATCATCCTCGGCTCCGTCTACTGGAAACGCCAAGTCTGAAGAGCCGGTGACGCCGTCGACGAAGGCGCCGCATGGCCCCAAGCCCGTCGATACGGCCAAGGTGCATGAGGTATCCAAGGACATCGCCTCGGCCCGTGTGAAAACCGAGCCCAGTGCGGCTGAAACTGGAGAGAAACACGTAAACCCTAGCCAGGCTCCGCAGCCTGGCGCTTCGGCGACTGGTACGACGGCAAGCGGCACCGCAGCGGCTACCCCCGGGCACGGGGCTGCGGAGCAATCCGCCCCGGACTATACTTCAGCCTCATCTCCCGTCATCAGCATCGACGACTTCGTAAAGGTGGACCTCCGCGTCGCCCAGGTGCTCGTCGCCGAGCGCATTCCCAAAGCGGACAAGCTGCTGCGCCTGGAGGTCGATCTCGGCTACGAAAAGCGGCAGATCCTCGCCGGAATCGCGATGTATTACGAGCCCGAGAAGCTGATCGGCCGCAAGATCGTGATTGTCGCCAATCTCGCTCCGCGCAAGATGCGGGGGCTGGAGTCGAACGGCATGTTGCTGGCAGCTTCCCTGCCGCCGGATGGCAATCCTGTGCTGGCTGGTTTCCTGGAAGATGTACCGCTGGGCGCGCGGTTGAAGTAG
- a CDS encoding B12-binding domain-containing radical SAM protein yields the protein MSVHLVNPSDNSFGTAVITPRWLFVLAAATPEVAGEPILTDESLEQIKPESIAAGDIVGISVHTGNALRGYRVGRMARARGAWVVYGGIHATLFPEEAFEHGEAHAVVKGDGDIAWGKAVKDCLAGTPERIYEGGRIGGTDFLAARWDLMQADKYMWASVQTVRGCPKHCSFCSVWRTDGQQPRQRPHQVVIDEIVSLRRIGFRYIALADDNFYPVTKTDLRLASEQGNAARVAELTAIRKERFQLMEELAKLPKDMVFFTQITMEAGEDGDFLDAMRAANIKGALVGVEAVTPEGLKAVFKDWNYSGDALARQLQSFKKHGVHVLGSFIFGLPTDRAATFDATVEMALKAGVTFAQFVMMTPFPGTVDFGRWEKQQPVPPPAVGDVPLTRYWLIPTEVRPKMFTPHPTMSSDEIRDRTQKVWDRFYAWRPVWERSACTPNLRARIAFVFLSKLYRQMYAGTGISTDSARRKKSKRWARWTARQCKKLFRASPMPELKSPVWEVPLPKLLRPAFLGGDVHPKGHAADSGLGD from the coding sequence TTGAGCGTTCATCTTGTAAACCCCAGCGACAATTCGTTTGGAACAGCAGTTATCACGCCCCGATGGCTATTTGTATTGGCGGCGGCCACTCCTGAGGTTGCTGGCGAGCCCATCCTTACCGATGAGTCCCTGGAGCAGATCAAGCCGGAGAGCATCGCGGCCGGCGATATTGTAGGGATCAGTGTCCACACCGGGAATGCGCTGCGCGGCTATCGGGTGGGGCGCATGGCGCGGGCGCGTGGCGCGTGGGTGGTCTACGGCGGCATTCATGCCACCTTGTTTCCCGAGGAGGCATTTGAGCACGGGGAAGCGCATGCCGTGGTCAAAGGCGATGGCGACATCGCCTGGGGCAAGGCGGTCAAAGACTGTCTTGCGGGAACCCCGGAGCGGATCTACGAGGGCGGGCGCATAGGCGGCACGGATTTTCTAGCGGCCCGTTGGGATCTGATGCAGGCCGACAAATATATGTGGGCATCAGTGCAGACGGTGCGCGGCTGCCCCAAGCATTGCTCCTTTTGCAGCGTATGGCGTACCGACGGGCAGCAGCCACGCCAGCGGCCACACCAGGTGGTGATCGATGAGATCGTGTCTCTGCGGCGAATCGGATTCCGCTACATCGCACTCGCCGACGACAATTTCTACCCCGTCACCAAAACCGACCTGCGCCTGGCCAGCGAGCAGGGCAACGCCGCGCGAGTGGCGGAGTTGACGGCGATCCGGAAGGAGCGATTCCAACTCATGGAGGAACTGGCCAAGCTGCCCAAGGACATGGTCTTCTTCACCCAGATCACCATGGAGGCCGGCGAGGACGGCGACTTTCTGGATGCCATGCGCGCCGCCAACATCAAAGGAGCCCTGGTAGGTGTCGAAGCCGTCACGCCGGAGGGCCTGAAGGCGGTCTTCAAGGACTGGAACTACTCCGGAGACGCGCTGGCGCGGCAGTTGCAGAGTTTCAAGAAGCACGGCGTGCATGTGCTGGGATCGTTCATCTTCGGGCTGCCCACCGATCGGGCGGCCACCTTTGACGCGACGGTGGAGATGGCGCTCAAGGCGGGAGTGACGTTTGCCCAGTTTGTGATGATGACGCCCTTCCCAGGCACCGTGGATTTCGGACGCTGGGAGAAGCAGCAGCCTGTCCCACCCCCGGCCGTGGGAGACGTTCCCCTTACGCGCTATTGGCTCATCCCCACTGAAGTTCGGCCAAAGATGTTCACGCCCCATCCCACCATGAGCTCGGACGAGATCCGGGATCGCACCCAAAAGGTCTGGGACAGGTTTTATGCCTGGCGTCCGGTCTGGGAACGATCGGCCTGCACGCCCAATCTGCGGGCGCGCATCGCCTTTGTCTTTCTGTCGAAGCTCTATCGCCAGATGTACGCGGGAACAGGTATATCTACGGACAGCGCGCGGCGGAAGAAGTCGAAAAGATGGGCTCGCTGGACGGCACGGCAATGCAAGAAGCTGTTCCGGGCGTCGCCCATGCCCGAGCTGAAGTCACCAGTATGGGAGGTTCCATTGCCGAAGCTGCTGCGGCCCGCCTTTCTGGGCGGCGATGTGCATCCTAAAGGGCATGCAGCTGATTCCGGGTTAGGCGATTAG